One Ahaetulla prasina isolate Xishuangbanna chromosome 1, ASM2864084v1, whole genome shotgun sequence DNA window includes the following coding sequences:
- the ACBD3 gene encoding Golgi resident protein GCP60 isoform X1 has product MAAAAALSSERLEVSIDGLTLSPDSEEARPGQADVRPLPLAGSRGGTSAQPGGQVRDEAGGDGDGDGGGALNLERRWGFGLEELYGLALRFFKEKDGKAFHPTYEEKLRLVALHKQILLGPYNPDTCPEVGFFDVLGNDRRKEWAALGSMAKQEAMTEFVKLLSRCCQLFSTYVTSHKIEKEEQEKKRREEEERRQREEEERERLQKEEEKRRQEEEERLRREEEERRRIEEERFRMEQQKQQIMAALNSQTAVQFQQYAAQQYPGNYEQQQILIRQLQEQHYQQYMQQLYQVQLAQQQVYYTMAALQKQQEAAATALVTSVSKSNSATAGEISSVNGQASAHPGCPEKDPEIDALEEALENGPKESVPVIAAPSMWTRPQIADFKEKIRQDADSVITVGRGEVVTVRVPTHEEGCYLFWEFATDNYDIGFGVYFEWTDSPNTAVSVHVSESSEDEEEEEEHASGEEKAKKNANKPQLDEIVPVYRRDCHEEVYAGSHQYPGRGVYLLKFDNSYSLWRSKTVYYRVYYTR; this is encoded by the exons ATGGCGGCCGCGGCGGCGCTCAGCTCGGAGCGGCTGGAGGTTTCCATTGACGGCCTGACCCTGAGCCCGGACTCGGAGGAGGCTAGGCCCGGCCAGGCGGATGTTAGGCCGCTCCCGCTGGCTGGCAGCCGAGGGGGGACTTCTGCTCAGCCGGGGGGGCAGGTGAGGGACGAGGCCGGCGGAGACGGAGACGGCGACGGCGGCGGAGCGCTGAATCTGGAGCGGCGCTGGGGCTTCGGCCTGGAGGAGTTGTACGGCCTGGCGCTGCGCTTCTTCAAAG AAAAAGATGGCAAAGCCTTTCATCCCACCTATGAAGAAAAACTCAGACTGGTAGCCCTGCATAAACAAATACTGCTGGGACCTTACAATCCAGATACCTGCCCTGAAGTTGGATTCTTTGATGTACTTGGAAATGACAGAag GAAAGAATGGGCTGCGCTTGGCAGTATGGCAAAGCAAGAAGCTATGACAGAGTTTGTAAAACTCCTGAGTAGATGTTGTCAACTCTTTTCAACGTATGTTACAtcccataaaatagagaaagaagaGCAGGAGAAGAAAAG gagggaagaggaggaacgtAGGCAACGTGAAGAGGAAGAACGAGAGCGTTtacaaaaagaggaagaaaaacgcaggcaagaagaagaagagagactcAGACGGGAAGAAGAGGAGAGACGGAGGATAGAAGAAGAGAGATTCCGAATGGAACAGCAAAA GCAACAGATAATGGCAGCATTGAACTCTCAGACTGCTGTCCAGTTCCAACAATATGCAGCCCAACAGTACCCAGGCAACTACGAGCAGCAACAAATCCTAATTCGCCAGCTCCAGGAGCAGCATTATCAACAGTATATGCAGCAACTTTATCAGGTCCAACTTGCACAGCAGCAGGTATACTACACCATG gCAGCTTTACAGAAACAGCAAGAAGCAGCTGCTACAGCTTTAGTTACATCAGTATCAAAGTCAAATTCAGCCACTGCAGGGGAAATCTCATCAGTCAATGGACAGGCTAGCGCACATCCAGGGTGCCCTGAAAAAGACCCGGAAATAGATGCTTTAGAAGAAGCACTCGAGAATGGACCAAAAG aATCAGTTCCAGTAATAGCAGCACCCTCCATGTGGACACGGCCCCAGATTGCTGACTTCAAAGAGAAGATTCGCCAGGATGCAGATTCTGTAATCACAGTGGGCAGAGGAGAAGTAGTGACAGTTCGAGTTCCAACACATGAAGAGGGCTGTTATCTTTTCTGGGAGTTTGCTACAGACAATTATGACATTGGTTTTGGGGTATATTTTGAATGGACAGACTCTCCTAACACAGCTGTCAGTGTTCATGTTAGTGAATCCagtgaagatgaggaagaagaagaag aACATGCTAGCGGTGAAGAGAAAGCCAAAAAGAATGCGAACAAACCTCAGCTAGATGAAATAGTGCCTGTGTACAGAAGAGACTGTCATGAAGAAGTGTATGCTGGCAGCCATCAGTACCCAGGGAGAGGAGTCTATCTTCTTAAATTTGACAACTCTTACTCACTATGGAGGTCAAAAACAGTTTACTACAGAGTGTATTATACTAGATAA
- the ACBD3 gene encoding Golgi resident protein GCP60 isoform X2, protein MAAAAALSSERLEVSIDGLTLSPDSEEARPGQADVRPLPLAGSRGGTSAQPGGQVRDEAGGDGDGDGGGALNLERRWGFGLEELYGLALRFFKEKDGKAFHPTYEEKLRLVALHKQILLGPYNPDTCPEVGFFDVLGNDRRKEWAALGSMAKQEAMTEFVKLLSRCCQLFSTYVTSHKIEKEEQEKKRREEEERRQREEEERERLQKEEEKRRQEEEERLRREEEERRRIEEERFRMEQQKQQIMAALNSQTAVQFQQYAAQQYPGNYEQQQILIRQLQEQHYQQYMQQLYQVQLAQQQAALQKQQEAAATALVTSVSKSNSATAGEISSVNGQASAHPGCPEKDPEIDALEEALENGPKESVPVIAAPSMWTRPQIADFKEKIRQDADSVITVGRGEVVTVRVPTHEEGCYLFWEFATDNYDIGFGVYFEWTDSPNTAVSVHVSESSEDEEEEEEHASGEEKAKKNANKPQLDEIVPVYRRDCHEEVYAGSHQYPGRGVYLLKFDNSYSLWRSKTVYYRVYYTR, encoded by the exons ATGGCGGCCGCGGCGGCGCTCAGCTCGGAGCGGCTGGAGGTTTCCATTGACGGCCTGACCCTGAGCCCGGACTCGGAGGAGGCTAGGCCCGGCCAGGCGGATGTTAGGCCGCTCCCGCTGGCTGGCAGCCGAGGGGGGACTTCTGCTCAGCCGGGGGGGCAGGTGAGGGACGAGGCCGGCGGAGACGGAGACGGCGACGGCGGCGGAGCGCTGAATCTGGAGCGGCGCTGGGGCTTCGGCCTGGAGGAGTTGTACGGCCTGGCGCTGCGCTTCTTCAAAG AAAAAGATGGCAAAGCCTTTCATCCCACCTATGAAGAAAAACTCAGACTGGTAGCCCTGCATAAACAAATACTGCTGGGACCTTACAATCCAGATACCTGCCCTGAAGTTGGATTCTTTGATGTACTTGGAAATGACAGAag GAAAGAATGGGCTGCGCTTGGCAGTATGGCAAAGCAAGAAGCTATGACAGAGTTTGTAAAACTCCTGAGTAGATGTTGTCAACTCTTTTCAACGTATGTTACAtcccataaaatagagaaagaagaGCAGGAGAAGAAAAG gagggaagaggaggaacgtAGGCAACGTGAAGAGGAAGAACGAGAGCGTTtacaaaaagaggaagaaaaacgcaggcaagaagaagaagagagactcAGACGGGAAGAAGAGGAGAGACGGAGGATAGAAGAAGAGAGATTCCGAATGGAACAGCAAAA GCAACAGATAATGGCAGCATTGAACTCTCAGACTGCTGTCCAGTTCCAACAATATGCAGCCCAACAGTACCCAGGCAACTACGAGCAGCAACAAATCCTAATTCGCCAGCTCCAGGAGCAGCATTATCAACAGTATATGCAGCAACTTTATCAGGTCCAACTTGCACAGCAGCAG gCAGCTTTACAGAAACAGCAAGAAGCAGCTGCTACAGCTTTAGTTACATCAGTATCAAAGTCAAATTCAGCCACTGCAGGGGAAATCTCATCAGTCAATGGACAGGCTAGCGCACATCCAGGGTGCCCTGAAAAAGACCCGGAAATAGATGCTTTAGAAGAAGCACTCGAGAATGGACCAAAAG aATCAGTTCCAGTAATAGCAGCACCCTCCATGTGGACACGGCCCCAGATTGCTGACTTCAAAGAGAAGATTCGCCAGGATGCAGATTCTGTAATCACAGTGGGCAGAGGAGAAGTAGTGACAGTTCGAGTTCCAACACATGAAGAGGGCTGTTATCTTTTCTGGGAGTTTGCTACAGACAATTATGACATTGGTTTTGGGGTATATTTTGAATGGACAGACTCTCCTAACACAGCTGTCAGTGTTCATGTTAGTGAATCCagtgaagatgaggaagaagaagaag aACATGCTAGCGGTGAAGAGAAAGCCAAAAAGAATGCGAACAAACCTCAGCTAGATGAAATAGTGCCTGTGTACAGAAGAGACTGTCATGAAGAAGTGTATGCTGGCAGCCATCAGTACCCAGGGAGAGGAGTCTATCTTCTTAAATTTGACAACTCTTACTCACTATGGAGGTCAAAAACAGTTTACTACAGAGTGTATTATACTAGATAA